Proteins encoded in a region of the Megalops cyprinoides isolate fMegCyp1 chromosome 3, fMegCyp1.pri, whole genome shotgun sequence genome:
- the LOC118775402 gene encoding GRB2-associated-binding protein 2-like isoform X2 → MAQWHNTAVLTLQAWKKRWFILRSGRMSGDPDVLEYYKNDHSKKPIRTIDLQSCEQVDAGLTFQRKELQDSFIFDIKTSDRTFYLVAETMEEMNKWVRSICQLCGFNQSEENHDGGRSVLSTTHTPHSFASELSGSMAPLIGDRKSSVPIHSSQPVLFTFDMPPRHTHSSLSNSAPQDYLFLHQCLSRKTDSPRSSSFSQATRSSPLAASDSAMQRVPHGFAHCLNGLGAQLHAFYSLPKPGKHQPVPRSELARDACYDLPRVPGPDGPLRGGLPEAEPESEELYLFKTPSNALATPAAADRPPDNYDFPPAPGSFYQVPRNFDKNHNSLAPAGHESPVAPPPRPPKPSHSSEPGWGSPQSLSSYNGDMAAVSAIPRRNTLPAVENIRIHRGSSFETNDRHQQISLHSSGQFVESVNDGLSSYLRKKSPLNHSDSGDSEDNYVPMNPGLSSSPFSATLVDSPQSNYIPMSPGPHHFDFPGFSATLPARRGSTASLCHRPGRLSDITPPPINRNLKPDRKSKPTPLDLRSNGIIDELPFKSPQSRSWTRPVPIVNSLASQHCRPNSTQSITSTDSADSEENYVSMQNPASTSPAVSSTSSPAPRKCRNVDYLALDFQPGSPSPHRKPSTSSATSDEKVDYVQVDKEKTQALQNTMQEWTDVRQSTEPTKGLKS, encoded by the exons ATGGCACAATGGCACAATACAGCAGTATTAACACTGCAG gctTGGAAGAAGCGCTGGTTCATCCTGCGCAGTGGCCGTATGAGCGGGGACCCAGACGTCCTGGAGTACTACAAGAACGACCACTCCAAGAAGCCCATCCGCACTATCGACCTGCAGAGCTGTGAGCAGGTGGATGCCGGCCTCACCTTCCAGAGGAAGGAGCTCCAGGACAGCTTCATCTTCGACATCAAGACGTCCGACCGCACCTTCTACCTGGTGGCAGAGACCATGGAGGAAATGAACAAGTGGGTGCGCAGCATCTGCCAGCTGTGCGGCTTCAACCAGTCAGAGGAGAACCACG ATGGTGGGAGGTCAGTCTTGTCCACGACCCACACCCCCCACTCCTTTGCGTCGGAGCTTAGTGGATCCATGGCCCCTCTTATTGGAGACCGAAAGTCATCGGTCCCCATCCACTCCAGCCAACCTGTCCTCTTCACCTTTGACATGCCGCCACGCCACACccacagctccttgtccaacAGCGCACCACAGGACTACCTCTTCCTCCACCAATGCCTGAGCAGGAAGACGGATAGCCCAAG GAGCAGCAGCTTCTCCCAGGCCACGCGGAGCAGCCCGCTGGCAGCCAGTGACTCGGCCATGCAGAGGGTGCCCCATGGCTTCGCCCACTGCCTCAACGGCCTGGGCGCCCAGCTGCACGCCTTCTACAGCCTGCCCAAACCGGGCAAGCACCAGCCAGTGCCCCGCTCCGAGCTGGCGCGGGACGCCTGCTACGACCTGCCGAGGGTGCCGGGGCCGGACGGCCCCCTGCGCGGCGGCCTGCCCGAGGCGGAGCCGGAGTCCGAGGAGCTGTACCTCTTCAAGACGCCCAGCAACGCCCTGGCGACGCCGGCCGCTGCCGATCGCCCGCCCGACAACTACGACTTCCCGCCGGCGCCGGGCTCCTTCTATCAGGTCCCCCGCAACTTCGACAAGAACCACAACTCCCTGGCGCCAGCCGGGCACGAGTCCCCCGTCGCACCCCCGCCACGCCCCCCGAAACCCAGCCACAGTTCGGAGCCGGGGTGGGGCAGCCCACAGTCGCTCAGCTCGTACAACGGGGACATGGCCGCTGTTTCCGCCATCCCCCGCCGAAACACCCTGCCGGCCGTGGAGAACATCCGCATCCATCGAG GTTCGTCCTTTGAGACCAACGATCGGCATCAACAAATCTCCCTCCACAGCTCAGGGCAGTTTGTGGAGTCTGTCAATGATGGCTTAAGCTCCTACCTG AGGAAGAAGTCCCCCCTGAACCATTCAGACAGTGGCGACTCGGAGGACAACTATGTGCCCATGAACCCCGGCTTGTCCTCCTCACCCTTCAGCGCCACCCTGGTGGACAGTCCCCAGAGCAACTACATCCCCATGAGCCCCGGCCCGCACCACTTCGACTTTCCAGGCTTCTCTGCCACCCTGCCCGCCCGTAGAGGCAGCACCGCCTCCCTGTGTCATCGACCGGGTCGCCTGAGTGACATCACCCCGCCGCCCATCAACCGCAACCTCAAACCCGACAGGAAGT cAAAGCCGACACCACTGGACCTGAGGAGCAACGGCATCATCGATGAGCTGCCATTCAAGAGCCCGCAGTCCAGGTCCTGGACCAGGCCTGT GCCCATCGTGAACTCGCTGGCCTCACAGCACTGTCGGCCCAACTCCACACAAAGCATCACCAGCACTGACTCCGCTGACAGCGAGGAAAACTACGTTTCGATG CAAAACCCAGCGTCTACCTCACCAGCAGTGAGCAGCACCAGTAGCCCCGCACCCAGAAAGTGCAGGAATGTGGACTACCTGGCCCTGGACTTTCAGCCTGGCTCTCCAAGCCCCCACAGAAAG CCCTCGACGTCCTCCGCCACCTCGGACGAGAAGGTGGACTACGTGCAGGTGGACAAGGAGAAGACGCAAGCGCTCCAGAACACCATGCAGGAGTGGACCGACGTCCGGCAGTCCACCGAACCCACCAAGGGCCTCAAGTCCTGA
- the LOC118775402 gene encoding GRB2-associated-binding protein 2-like isoform X1, with product MSGGEIVYQGWLRKSPPEKKLRRYAWKKRWFILRSGRMSGDPDVLEYYKNDHSKKPIRTIDLQSCEQVDAGLTFQRKELQDSFIFDIKTSDRTFYLVAETMEEMNKWVRSICQLCGFNQSEENHDGGRSVLSTTHTPHSFASELSGSMAPLIGDRKSSVPIHSSQPVLFTFDMPPRHTHSSLSNSAPQDYLFLHQCLSRKTDSPRSSSFSQATRSSPLAASDSAMQRVPHGFAHCLNGLGAQLHAFYSLPKPGKHQPVPRSELARDACYDLPRVPGPDGPLRGGLPEAEPESEELYLFKTPSNALATPAAADRPPDNYDFPPAPGSFYQVPRNFDKNHNSLAPAGHESPVAPPPRPPKPSHSSEPGWGSPQSLSSYNGDMAAVSAIPRRNTLPAVENIRIHRGSSFETNDRHQQISLHSSGQFVESVNDGLSSYLRKKSPLNHSDSGDSEDNYVPMNPGLSSSPFSATLVDSPQSNYIPMSPGPHHFDFPGFSATLPARRGSTASLCHRPGRLSDITPPPINRNLKPDRKSKPTPLDLRSNGIIDELPFKSPQSRSWTRPVPIVNSLASQHCRPNSTQSITSTDSADSEENYVSMQNPASTSPAVSSTSSPAPRKCRNVDYLALDFQPGSPSPHRKPSTSSATSDEKVDYVQVDKEKTQALQNTMQEWTDVRQSTEPTKGLKS from the exons gctTGGAAGAAGCGCTGGTTCATCCTGCGCAGTGGCCGTATGAGCGGGGACCCAGACGTCCTGGAGTACTACAAGAACGACCACTCCAAGAAGCCCATCCGCACTATCGACCTGCAGAGCTGTGAGCAGGTGGATGCCGGCCTCACCTTCCAGAGGAAGGAGCTCCAGGACAGCTTCATCTTCGACATCAAGACGTCCGACCGCACCTTCTACCTGGTGGCAGAGACCATGGAGGAAATGAACAAGTGGGTGCGCAGCATCTGCCAGCTGTGCGGCTTCAACCAGTCAGAGGAGAACCACG ATGGTGGGAGGTCAGTCTTGTCCACGACCCACACCCCCCACTCCTTTGCGTCGGAGCTTAGTGGATCCATGGCCCCTCTTATTGGAGACCGAAAGTCATCGGTCCCCATCCACTCCAGCCAACCTGTCCTCTTCACCTTTGACATGCCGCCACGCCACACccacagctccttgtccaacAGCGCACCACAGGACTACCTCTTCCTCCACCAATGCCTGAGCAGGAAGACGGATAGCCCAAG GAGCAGCAGCTTCTCCCAGGCCACGCGGAGCAGCCCGCTGGCAGCCAGTGACTCGGCCATGCAGAGGGTGCCCCATGGCTTCGCCCACTGCCTCAACGGCCTGGGCGCCCAGCTGCACGCCTTCTACAGCCTGCCCAAACCGGGCAAGCACCAGCCAGTGCCCCGCTCCGAGCTGGCGCGGGACGCCTGCTACGACCTGCCGAGGGTGCCGGGGCCGGACGGCCCCCTGCGCGGCGGCCTGCCCGAGGCGGAGCCGGAGTCCGAGGAGCTGTACCTCTTCAAGACGCCCAGCAACGCCCTGGCGACGCCGGCCGCTGCCGATCGCCCGCCCGACAACTACGACTTCCCGCCGGCGCCGGGCTCCTTCTATCAGGTCCCCCGCAACTTCGACAAGAACCACAACTCCCTGGCGCCAGCCGGGCACGAGTCCCCCGTCGCACCCCCGCCACGCCCCCCGAAACCCAGCCACAGTTCGGAGCCGGGGTGGGGCAGCCCACAGTCGCTCAGCTCGTACAACGGGGACATGGCCGCTGTTTCCGCCATCCCCCGCCGAAACACCCTGCCGGCCGTGGAGAACATCCGCATCCATCGAG GTTCGTCCTTTGAGACCAACGATCGGCATCAACAAATCTCCCTCCACAGCTCAGGGCAGTTTGTGGAGTCTGTCAATGATGGCTTAAGCTCCTACCTG AGGAAGAAGTCCCCCCTGAACCATTCAGACAGTGGCGACTCGGAGGACAACTATGTGCCCATGAACCCCGGCTTGTCCTCCTCACCCTTCAGCGCCACCCTGGTGGACAGTCCCCAGAGCAACTACATCCCCATGAGCCCCGGCCCGCACCACTTCGACTTTCCAGGCTTCTCTGCCACCCTGCCCGCCCGTAGAGGCAGCACCGCCTCCCTGTGTCATCGACCGGGTCGCCTGAGTGACATCACCCCGCCGCCCATCAACCGCAACCTCAAACCCGACAGGAAGT cAAAGCCGACACCACTGGACCTGAGGAGCAACGGCATCATCGATGAGCTGCCATTCAAGAGCCCGCAGTCCAGGTCCTGGACCAGGCCTGT GCCCATCGTGAACTCGCTGGCCTCACAGCACTGTCGGCCCAACTCCACACAAAGCATCACCAGCACTGACTCCGCTGACAGCGAGGAAAACTACGTTTCGATG CAAAACCCAGCGTCTACCTCACCAGCAGTGAGCAGCACCAGTAGCCCCGCACCCAGAAAGTGCAGGAATGTGGACTACCTGGCCCTGGACTTTCAGCCTGGCTCTCCAAGCCCCCACAGAAAG CCCTCGACGTCCTCCGCCACCTCGGACGAGAAGGTGGACTACGTGCAGGTGGACAAGGAGAAGACGCAAGCGCTCCAGAACACCATGCAGGAGTGGACCGACGTCCGGCAGTCCACCGAACCCACCAAGGGCCTCAAGTCCTGA